In bacterium, the DNA window AAGCGAGCTATGCGAAGCAAATCCTTTCCCCGCCGTTTTCACGTTCCCGGCCCCGACCCTCACCCTATCCCTCTCCCTAAAAGGGAGAGGGGGTCGTCCGCGGGCGTCTTTTTGTTCCCCCCGAGTATCGGATTAAAACTCCGCCTTGACGGCGCCCCAACTCGTCTGCACCACGTTGAGCTCCTCGGTGGTAAAGCTCCAGACGAAGTCGTATCTCATCTCACGACCGGTACGATCCGCCAGGCAACCGTCCACGGTGCAGGTGATGAGGTCCACCGGCAGGTCCTCGTCGGGGGTGAATGTGCAGACGACATCGGTCCAGTCGCTGTCATCAATCACGAGCGTTCCCGGAATCTCGCCCGCGGGCCGGGGATTACAGCTCGTCGAGAGGGAAGACGAACCGGCGCGCAGGGCTCTGTCTCCCGATCGCCGCGACTGGTCCTCCGCCGTGAAGACTATCGTGGAAACTTCAATTCCAAACATCCCGCTGCAACAGTGGAACACGATGTCCCTGCCCACCGGCACGTCGGATTCCCCGTCATCGGGGTCCATGCCCTCCACCCAAGGTCGGGGGGAGGTATCGTACCCTATCGCGAATTTGATGGCGTTGTTGTAGAGCACCCAGCCGTCGCCGTCCCAAAAGTGGTAGTCACCGGGGCACAGGTTGACGGCGGCAGCGAAGCACCATTCACTGACCGCCACCATGTCGGTGCCGTTTTCCAGGTCGGCGATCCAGATAGCGCCGCTCTCCGTCGAGATGTACTGCCAGTAGTTGATGTGGGAAATGCTCGAAACGCCGTCCATGATGCCCCAGTAATCTTCGTAATCGCCCAGGCGGGTGCTGGAGTGATAGGTGTAGCCGCGGGTCAGGGGGCAGTAGTCAGGGTCGCTGGCGTAACGGCCGGCGATGCCCCAGCTGCCCGAGTCGTGAGCGAAGCAGCAGGATACGACGCCGCCGTAGTAGTCTAAGTAGTCGGCCAGGTTATTCCCGAAGGCCGTGGGGTCGTCGTAGGCGTAGTTGCTCCACGTGAAGACGACGCCGTAATCGTTCAGGGTGTCCATGCTGGGGGTGGTCGTGGTGCAGTCCAGGAATGTAACGCTGTCGTAGTAGGGGTCGCCGCCGATGTAGGTTTGGGCGTCCGAGGTTGCGCCGGGGTCGGTGTGGCAGATCAAGATGTCGTACCGCCCCGCGATAGCCGCGGTAACGACCACCAAGACTAACAACGCTCTTCGCATTTTCTCCTCCTTTGGTTGAACGTTCCCGGATTATTTAAAACTCCGCCTTGATGGCCCCCCAACTCGTCTGCACCACGTTGAGCTCCTCGGTGGTAAAGCTCCAGACGAAGTCCTCCTCCATCTCGATATCGTAGCGGTTGGCCAGGCCGGCGGCGACGGTGCAGGTGATGGCGTCGTCGCCGTTCAGCGGATCGGCGGGGGTGAAGGTGCAGACGACATCCCTGGGGTCGGTGTCGTCCAGGTCCAGGTCGCCGGCGATCGAGCGGGCGGACTCGAAGTTGGCGCTGATGGCGGCGCTGGCGCTCACCGCACGGCCACCGGAGAGGGTGGTGTCGCGGGCGGTGAAGTCAATCGTATCCAGGTCAATGGCGAAGAAGTCATCCACGCAGTGAAAGACGATGTTGGTGTCCACCGGCACGCCGGTGTCCCCGTCGTCGGGGTCCATGCCGGTCACGTAAGGCGGATCATTCGGTATCCAGTAGTTCGTGAGCACGTTCTCCCACAGTTGCTGCTCCTGGCCGCCGCCGATGAAGCTCTCATACAGGCCGGTGACGACACCCATGCCGTTCTCCGCCTCCAGAATACCAGCCTGGCCGGCGGTCTCGGTCGCGGTCCAACCGGTCACCGGGTGAGCGGTGGTCCACGGGTAGCGGTGGTGATAGACGCTTAAGCCCCAGCCGTGGTCGTCCAGTGTCCACGAGGTGATGCCATAGGTGAAGGCGTGGCCCAGATCCCAGCAGTAGTGGGACGCGGTGAAGACCATCGAGGTCGGGTTGCCGACCCCCATGGCCGTCTCGAGGGCGTCGTTGTAGCTGCCGTGCGCGTACCAGTCGAAGTAGTGCAGCTTTGCGAAGTCGTTGTACCAGTTCGTCAGGGCGGTGTAGTCGCTGGTGGTGTAGCTGGTGTAGTTAATTGCGGCGACGATGCACATATCCCAGTCGCCGCCTGTCAGGCTGGATATGAAGGTGGACCAGGTGCTGCCATCGTAGTACGTGGCGGAGCAACTCGGCCACAGGTCGCTTATCGCGCTGGAGAGGTAGCTGCCGCCGTACGCAGTGTCGTACTTGACGATTATGTTGTCGGGGTCCTGCCCCATCGAAGCCAGTACCAACAGAGACCACAGTATTATCAACGCCTTGCGCATTTCAACCTCCTTGGGTCGAACGCCTGCGAAGTATTCAAAACACAGCTATAACGGCACTTCTTGAGAAAGTCCACTCCTCCACGTAAGTAATATACCACCGTCTGCGCGGTGTGGCAAGGGGCCGGTAAAAAAAACGCCCGGCGTAATGCCAGGCATTTTCCATCAAATTTACGTAACGGTTCTCCGCAAGCCTACCCAAACCTACACCACCCTCTTCCGGCTTGAAGCCGGCCACGGCCCCGCGAGGAGTGTTCCGGTCGTTCTCAATCCCTCCCCGCGAGCGAACGCGAACCTACATCCCATACTTCCGGCTTGAAGCCGGCCACGGCCCCGCGGGGAACGGTTCAGGTTTCTCACAATTCCGCCCCGCGAGCGAACGCGAACCTACATGCCGTACTTGGCGATTATCCCGTCCTTGTCCAGGCCGAGGATGCCGTACTTATCGCCCACCTTGCGGAAGGCCTCCACGCACTTGTCAATGTGCGCCTTCTCGTGGGCGGCGGAGAGCTGGACGCGGATGCGCGCCTGGCCGTTGGGCACCACGGGGAAAAAGAAGCCGATGACGTAGATGCCCTCGGCGTACATGTCGCGGGCCATGTCGTTGGCCAGCTTTGCGTTGTAGAGCATGACCGGGACGATGGGGGTCTCGCCGGGGCGGACGCTGAGCCCGGCGGCGGTTATCCCCTCCCGGAAGTACTTTGTATTGGCCTCCAGCTTGTCCCGGCGCTCCGTGCTCTTCATGATTATCTCCAGGACCTTGAGCGAGGCGGCGGTGATGACCGGCGAGAGCGAGTTCGAGAAGAGGTAGGGCCGGGCCTTCTGGCGGCAGAGCTCCACCAGCTCCCTGCGGCCCGACACGCACCCGCCCGACGCACCGCCCAGCGCCTTGCCCAGCGTCGTCGTGATGATGTCAATCTTGCCCATCACGCCGAAGTGCTCGTGGACCCCGCGGCCGGTCTTGCCGATGAACCCCGAGGCGTGGGAGTCGTCCACCAGAATCATGGCGTCGTACTCCTCGGCCAGGGCCACCATCTCGCCCAGGGGGCACATATCGCCGTCCATGGAAAAAACGCCGTCGGTGACGATGAGCCGGTTGCGCTTGCCCTGGTGCTGCTCCAGCTTCTGCGCCAGGTGCTTGGTGTTCATGTGCTTGAAGGTGTCGTACTCGGCGGAGCAGAGCCGGATGCCGTCCACCAGGCTGGCGTGGATGAGCCGGTCGGCGATGATGACGTCCTCGGGGCCCAGGACGGCCTCGAAGACCCCGGCGTTGGCGTCCATGCACGACGGGAACAGAAGCGTGTCCTCGGTGCCCAGGAACTCGGTCAGTTTATCCTGCAGCTCGCGGTGGATGTCCTGGGTGCCGCAGATGAAGCGGACCGAGCTCATGCCGTAGCCGCGGGTGTCCAGGCCTTTGTGGGCGGCGGCGATGACCTCGGGGTGGCTCGAGAGGCCGAGGTAGTTGTTGGCGCAGAAATTTAAAACCTTCTCCTGAGCCGCGCCCTCGGGGTACTCCACGGTG includes these proteins:
- a CDS encoding Ig-like domain-containing protein is translated as MRRALLVLVVVTAAIAGRYDILICHTDPGATSDAQTYIGGDPYYDSVTFLDCTTTTPSMDTLNDYGVVFTWSNYAYDDPTAFGNNLADYLDYYGGVVSCCFAHDSGSWGIAGRYASDPDYCPLTRGYTYHSSTRLGDYEDYWGIMDGVSSISHINYWQYISTESGAIWIADLENGTDMVAVSEWCFAAAVNLCPGDYHFWDGDGWVLYNNAIKFAIGYDTSPRPWVEGMDPDDGESDVPVGRDIVFHCCSGMFGIEVSTIVFTAEDQSRRSGDRALRAGSSSLSTSCNPRPAGEIPGTLVIDDSDWTDVVCTFTPDEDLPVDLITCTVDGCLADRTGREMRYDFVWSFTTEELNVVQTSWGAVKAEF
- a CDS encoding Ig-like domain-containing protein; its protein translation is MRKALIILWSLLVLASMGQDPDNIIVKYDTAYGGSYLSSAISDLWPSCSATYYDGSTWSTFISSLTGGDWDMCIVAAINYTSYTTSDYTALTNWYNDFAKLHYFDWYAHGSYNDALETAMGVGNPTSMVFTASHYCWDLGHAFTYGITSWTLDDHGWGLSVYHHRYPWTTAHPVTGWTATETAGQAGILEAENGMGVVTGLYESFIGGGQEQQLWENVLTNYWIPNDPPYVTGMDPDDGDTGVPVDTNIVFHCVDDFFAIDLDTIDFTARDTTLSGGRAVSASAAISANFESARSIAGDLDLDDTDPRDVVCTFTPADPLNGDDAITCTVAAGLANRYDIEMEEDFVWSFTTEELNVVQTSWGAIKAEF
- the kbl gene encoding glycine C-acetyltransferase encodes the protein MAYSKVSRAGFAEEIEAIKSKGLYKEKRFICSPQDAEITVEYPEGAAQEKVLNFCANNYLGLSSHPEVIAAAHKGLDTRGYGMSSVRFICGTQDIHRELQDKLTEFLGTEDTLLFPSCMDANAGVFEAVLGPEDVIIADRLIHASLVDGIRLCSAEYDTFKHMNTKHLAQKLEQHQGKRNRLIVTDGVFSMDGDMCPLGEMVALAEEYDAMILVDDSHASGFIGKTGRGVHEHFGVMGKIDIITTTLGKALGGASGGCVSGRRELVELCRQKARPYLFSNSLSPVITAASLKVLEIIMKSTERRDKLEANTKYFREGITAAGLSVRPGETPIVPVMLYNAKLANDMARDMYAEGIYVIGFFFPVVPNGQARIRVQLSAAHEKAHIDKCVEAFRKVGDKYGILGLDKDGIIAKYGM